A region from the Coffea eugenioides isolate CCC68of chromosome 9, Ceug_1.0, whole genome shotgun sequence genome encodes:
- the LOC113783177 gene encoding putative disease resistance protein RGA1: MAEAALSCVSVILNKILPLAANEISRAWGVKKDLQKLSKKVEMMEALISDAKCKQSTSKAVQLWLKRLQSIARDAEIVLDDFGYEVLRHKVENRKRDKVRNFFSSSNPISFRLEMANKIKNVSASLEEAYREANKIGLHPVQLTMASADHKEDRLTVPFVDESEMVGREVEVSRVVSMLISSDYKKDLPVISIVGMGGQGKTTLAQMVLKNDSVAKHFDKKIWVCVSDDFRVERLLNEMLQSLEGKSAEKTNKETLVRKLQENLKGKSYLLVLDDNWNENREKWDGMRICLLAIGGAPGSKILATTRSDEVASAMQTSGLHHLDILSDDHSWMLFEKLAFADSGATKTQDLVDIGRRILKKCGGVPLAIKVIGGLLYSKKDASEWLTIEKSEIWNKSTNIANGVISVLKLSYENLPSWSVKQCFASCSIFPTDTDMEKESLIQIWMAQGLINDAKGGGGHMQMEDIGSDYFNILLRSSLLQASSWNSIYGIKRCRMHDLVHDLSLQVSNNRFFDTEDGMEVSHHDEVMHLTIIGSQGKVLKNIEGIPPNLQTLYYRGGDGSTLEDILERSRYLCVLKVDCWDVTHLPNAVGNMKHLRHLDIRLTEITALPDSVTKLYNLMTLKVYYLTEIPKKFSNLVNLRHLEFSELSLDGSICLFPGIGQLANLRTLPYFRVSQDKGCQLEELEHLRNLLGGELRIFGLENVSGFESAAKAKLSKKSSIRGLRLSWGDTNEDCDDNNIDSVMEGLQPHPDLKSLAINGFKGSRFPSWMVAKDHLMVLLRNLVYIELRGLGKCEQVPPLGDLPCLESLWMESLHNVKRIGAEFYGLDINARSSASCSSSSREAKPITLFPKLSRFVLENMGSLEEWSDAMVPSDSSSSIKVFPNLRYLRIEGLPKLAVLPDMENLTSLKELQIRRCESLACIRNLNSLTSLESLYLDDCPALESLCLESLTSLAELRISECGSLACIRNLNSLTSLESLYLDDCPALESLCLESLTSLAELRISECGSLACLSNLNSLTSLESLILSDCSALLDASLDMKNPQSLRTLSISGCDKLNPSLSNNLEKFTSLEHLTIVSDDPGCWPIMVLHHLANLRSLGLGGFSDDLDHFPWPHSTTNLVSLERLELRGWPKITSLPDQIQHLSTLRTFEIRKFGGLEVLPEWMGSLRNLGQLGIVDCSNLRQLPSAEAIRRLTNLNYLYIAGCPLLAERCTKGSGAEWPKIAHIPQFYIYP, encoded by the coding sequence ATGGCTGAAGCTGCACTCAGTTGTGTTAGTGTGATCTTGAATAAGATACTTCCACTTGCTGCCAACGAGATCAGCCGGGCATGGGGTGTAAAGAAAGACCTTCAGAAGCTCTCCAAGAAAGTAGAGATGATGGAAGCTTTGATTTCTGATGCTAAATGCAAGCAATCAACAAGCAAAGCCGTGCAGCTGTGGCTCAAAAGGCTCCAGTCCATAGCACGTGATGCTGAGATCGTGTTGGATGACTTTGGATATGAAGTTCTGCGGCACAAGGTTGAGAATCGGAAGCGCGACAAGGTACGcaacttcttttcttcctcaaatcctATTTCCTTTCGTCTAGAGATGGCTAACAAGATCAAGAATGTTAGCGCATCTCTAGAGGAAGCTTACAGGGAAGCAAATAAGATAGGGCTTCATCCAGTTCAGCTAACCATGGCATCTGCTGATCACAAAGAGGATCGGTTGACTGTTCCTTTTGTGGATGAGTCAGAAATGGTGGGAAGGGAAGTTGAGGTATCTCGAGTTGTAAGCATGCTAATTAGCTCAGACTATAAGAAGGATTTACCTGTCATCTCAATAGTTGGGATGGGTGGCCAGGGTAAAACAACCCTTGCACAGATGGTGCTAAAAAATGACAGTGTAGCGAAgcattttgataaaaaaatatgGGTTTGTGTGTCTGACGATTTCAGAGTGGAAAGGCTGTTGAATGAGATGCTACAATCCCTCGAGGGAAAAAGTGCTGAGAAGACAAACAAGGAAACATTGGTGAGGAAGCTTCAAGAGaatttgaaaggaaaaagtTACTTGCTTGTGCTTGATGATAATTGGAATGAGAATCGAGAGAAATGGGATGGCATGAGGATATGTTTGTTGGCAATTGGGGGTGCTCCAGGAAGCAAAATATTGGCTACCACACGTAGCGATGAGGTAGCCTCAGCAATGCAAACATCTGGTTTGCATCATCTAGACATCCTCTCAGATGATCATAGCTGGATGTTGTTTGAAAAACTAGCTTTTGCAGACAGTGGTGCAACAAAGACTCAAGATTTGGTGGACATTGGCAGAAGGATACTGAAAAAGTGCGGCGGCGTGCCATTAGCGATCAAAGTGATTGGGGGTTTGTTGTATTCCAAAAAGGATGCCTCGGAATGGTTGACGATCGAGAAGAGTGAAATATGGAACAAGTCGACCAATATTGCAAATGGAGTCATTTCTGTCCTGAAACTGAGTTACGAGAACTTACCTTCATGGTCAGTGAAACAATGCTTTGCAAGTTGTTCCATCTTCCCGACGGACACtgacatggaaaaagaaagcttGATACAGATTTGGATGGCCCAGGGATTGATTAATGATGCCAAGGGAGGAGGAGGTCATATGCAAATGGAGGATATAGGCAGTGACTATTTCAACATATTGCTTCGGAGTTCTTTGTTGCAAGCTAGTTCTTGGAATTCCATTTACGGAATCAAGCGCTGCCGGATGCACGACCTTGTGCATGATCTTTCACTGCAAGTGTCAAATAATCGTTTCTTCGATACAGAGGATGGCATGGAAGTCAGTCATCATGATGAAGTTATGCATTTGACCATCATTGGGAGTCAAGGGAAGGTGTTAAAGAATATCGAAGGGATTCCTCCAAATTTGCAAACGCTTTATTATCGTGGGGGTGATGGTAGTACGCTCGAAGACATCTTGGAAAGGTCTAGATACCTTTGTGTGTTAAAAGTAGACTGCTGGGATGTTACTCATCTCCCGAATGCAGTAGGTAATATGAAACATTTAAGACATCTTGATATTCGTCTAACTGAAATCACCGCTCTGCCAGATTCCGTCACAAAGCTCTACAATTTGATGACCTTGAAAGTGTATTACTTGACAGAGATACCTAAGAAGTTTAGCAATTTAGTTAACTTAAGGCATCTCGAGTTTTCCGAGCTTAGTTTGGATGGGTCCATATGTTTGTTCCCTGGAATCGGACAGCTGGCTAATCTTCGAACGTTGCCCTACTTCAGGGTAAGCCAAGACAAGGGATGTCAACTTGAGGAGTTGGAACACTTGCGCAACCTCCTCGGAGGTGAGTTGAGAATATTTGGACTTGAGAATGTGAGCGGCTTTGAATCAGCAGCAAAAGCAAAGTTGTCCAAAAAATCAAGCATTCGAGGTTTAAGACTTTCATGGGGCGATACAAATGAAGATTGTGATGACAACAATATCGACAGTGTCATGGAAGGTCTCCAACCTCACCCAGACTTGAAAAGTTTAGCCATTAATGGTTTCAAAGGTTCAAGGTTTCCGTCGTGGATGGTGGCAAAGGATCACTTGATGGTACTCCTTCGGAATCTGGTATACATCGAGTTGAGAGGATTGGGTAAGTGTGAACAAGTACCACCACTAGGGGACTTGCCTTGTCTCGAGTCCTTATGGATGGAGTCCTTACACAATGTGAAGCGCATTGGGGCTGAATTCTATGGTCTCGATATTAATGCAAGGAGCAGCGCTTCTTGTAGCAGCAGTAGCAGAGAGGCGAAACCAATCACTCTGTTTCCTAAACTGTCGCGTTTTGTTTTGGAGAATATGGGAAGTCTGGAGGAGTGGTCAGATGCAATGGTTCCCTCGGATTCTTCTTCATCAATTAAGGTATTCCCTAATCTCCGGTACTTGAGAATCGAAGGGCTCCCCAAGTTGGCTGTTTTACCAGATATGGAGAACTTGACGTCTCTTAAGGAGTTACAGATACGGAGATGCGAAAGTTTGGCTTGTATAAGGAATTTGAATAGCCTTACATCTCTCGAATCCTTATATTTAGATGACTGCCCTGCTCTTGAATCCTTATGCTTGGAGAGCTTGACATCTCTTGCGGAGTTAAGGATATCGGAATGCGGAAGTTTGGCTTGTATAAGGAATTTGAATAGCCTTACATCTCTCGAATCCTTATATTTAGATGACTGCCCTGCTCTTGAATCCTTATGCTTGGAGAGCTTGACATCTCTTGCAGAGTTAAGGATATCGGAATGCGGAAGTTTGGCTTGCCTAAGTAATTTGAATAGCCTTACATCTCTCGAATCCTTAATCTTAAGTGATTGCTCTGCTTTATTAGATGCTTCTCTAGATATGAAAAACCCCCAATCCCTGCGTACTCTAAGCATCTCAGGATGTGATAAGTTGAATCCTTCGTTGAGTAATAATCTTGAGAAGTTCACATCGCTCGAGCATTTGACGATCGTTTCTGATGACCCTGGTTGTTGGCCAATTATGGTTCTCCACCATCTGGCCAACCTCAGATCGTTGGGGCTCGGTGGCTTCTCTGACGACCTTGATCATTTCCCGTGGCCACACTCCACCACCAATCTCGTCTCTCTGGAGCGTCTTGAATTGCGTGGATGGCCAAAAATCACGTCTCTCCCAGACCAAATTCAGCATCTCTCTACCTTGAGGACGTTCGAGATACGGAAGTTTGGGGGGTTGGAAGTTCTTCCAGAGTGGATGGGTAGCCTTCGGAATCTTGGACAATTGGGGATTGTTGATTGCTCTAACCTCAGACAATTGCCCTCTGCAGAAGCAATACGACGCCTCACCAATTTAAATTATCTATATATTGCGGGGTGTCCTCTTTTAGCAGAGAGATGCACCAAAGGAAGTGGCGCAGAGTGGCCCAAGATTGCACATATTCCTCAATTTTATATCTATCCTTAG